Proteins encoded within one genomic window of Cytophagales bacterium:
- a CDS encoding tetratricopeptide repeat protein, with protein sequence MRKVLLFFVFALTIGALSAQSLREQLNEGVKLSSEGKYNEAIDVFSEILKKQPNSATVLTRRGMAYYNSGNYNNASLDFAKATSVNAENHVAWYFLGRIDLDRKSYQSAINSFDKAISFNSNSSEYVLQRGIAQYQQEKYEEARNDFEQAVRLNGSYWELIWLGNAQLMIGDYTNSRNSYEAALEQDRSEWMAYNQMGLLNSKLGNFEQASDYYEQSLNITQDSSSTHSNLAALQNKLGNYQEALTHADNAIQLQVSNANAHAHKSFALWNLNRYAEGRESANTAIRYDDTYNQSHYYLALAQESLGALDVVEGHLLKALDLTESFDPFYKIVYDKLKAFREQSEANVPPQIILTNPVLSKSRGFNVVKAADFEVNENTLWVEGTVKSSNGIKSLQINGQSVSFSDNGYFSTDISLERGNNEIEVSCEDNRGLTSQTNFTVKSTYVAKPEPETPKVSVNDRYYALLIGVDNYADYGISDLAKPIIDAKKVRGVLTEKYGFAPSDVFLLTDPDREKFYSVMDNISKIIRPDDNLLIFYAGHGYWDKQYDAGYWLLSDAVPSNRSSWLSNNELKTLLNGLNTRHTLVIADACYSGSLIKSRDLDFNIELQSLYASKSRKAMTSGSLKTVPDESVFLYYLIKRLEENDEKFLRAEFLFNSLRDEVMLNTENTPLYGDIPSLTQEGGDFLFKQK encoded by the coding sequence ATGAGAAAAGTTCTCCTGTTCTTCGTATTCGCCCTGACAATTGGCGCTTTGTCTGCTCAAAGCCTTCGAGAGCAGTTGAACGAAGGCGTCAAGCTTTCCAGTGAAGGGAAATACAATGAGGCGATAGACGTCTTTTCTGAAATCCTGAAAAAACAACCCAATTCCGCAACGGTACTGACCAGACGTGGGATGGCTTACTACAATTCCGGCAATTACAACAATGCCAGTCTTGATTTTGCGAAAGCTACTAGCGTCAATGCAGAGAATCATGTGGCGTGGTATTTTCTGGGAAGGATTGATCTTGATAGGAAAAGTTACCAGTCTGCTATCAATAGCTTCGATAAGGCTATTTCTTTCAACTCGAACTCAAGTGAGTATGTATTGCAGCGAGGCATTGCTCAATATCAACAGGAAAAATATGAGGAAGCTCGCAACGACTTTGAGCAGGCCGTACGGTTGAATGGCTCCTATTGGGAGCTGATCTGGCTTGGCAACGCTCAATTGATGATCGGGGATTATACCAATTCGAGAAATTCATATGAGGCTGCTTTAGAGCAAGATCGTAGTGAGTGGATGGCTTATAACCAAATGGGACTGCTGAATTCCAAGCTTGGAAATTTCGAGCAGGCCTCGGATTATTATGAGCAGTCGCTAAATATTACGCAAGACTCTTCTTCAACTCACAGTAACCTAGCAGCTCTCCAAAATAAGTTAGGTAATTATCAGGAGGCACTTACTCATGCCGATAATGCCATCCAACTTCAAGTATCCAATGCCAATGCCCACGCCCACAAATCTTTTGCTCTTTGGAATCTGAATAGATATGCTGAGGGTAGAGAAAGTGCCAATACGGCAATTCGATACGATGATACTTACAATCAATCGCATTATTATCTCGCATTAGCTCAGGAGTCACTGGGAGCCCTGGATGTTGTCGAGGGGCACTTGCTAAAGGCGCTGGACCTTACAGAAAGTTTTGATCCCTTTTACAAGATCGTTTACGATAAACTCAAGGCTTTTCGGGAGCAATCTGAGGCCAATGTGCCGCCGCAGATTATTTTGACCAATCCGGTATTAAGCAAGTCGAGGGGATTTAATGTGGTGAAAGCTGCAGATTTTGAAGTAAACGAAAATACCCTTTGGGTGGAAGGAACAGTGAAGAGTTCCAATGGCATTAAATCATTACAAATCAATGGTCAATCTGTTTCCTTTTCGGATAATGGATACTTTTCAACTGACATTTCTCTGGAGCGAGGGAATAATGAAATTGAAGTGAGTTGCGAAGACAATCGCGGACTTACCAGCCAGACGAATTTTACTGTAAAATCAACATATGTAGCGAAACCAGAGCCGGAAACTCCGAAGGTTTCCGTAAATGATCGATACTATGCTTTGCTTATCGGAGTAGATAATTATGCTGATTATGGTATTTCTGATTTAGCTAAACCGATCATTGATGCGAAAAAAGTTCGTGGTGTGTTGACCGAAAAGTACGGTTTTGCGCCTTCGGATGTATTTCTACTTACCGACCCTGATCGTGAGAAATTCTATTCAGTGATGGATAACATCAGTAAGATCATTCGTCCTGATGATAACCTACTGATCTTCTATGCTGGCCACGGTTATTGGGACAAACAATACGATGCGGGATATTGGCTGCTTAGCGATGCGGTGCCTTCTAATCGGTCTTCCTGGCTTTCGAATAATGAATTAAAAACACTCCTGAACGGCCTGAATACACGACACACCTTGGTAATCGCCGATGCCTGCTACAGTGGCAGCCTGATCAAAAGCAGAGATCTTGACTTCAACATAGAACTGCAGTCGCTATATGCGTCGAAGAGTCGAAAAGCAATGACTTCCGGCAGCCTAAAGACAGTTCCTGACGAAAGCGTCTTTCTGTATTACCTGATCAAGCGCCTGGAGGAGAATGATGAAAAATTCCTCCGAGCAGAGTTTTTATTCAACTCACTTCGTGACGAGGTAATGTTGAATACTGAAAACACGCCTTTGTATGGAGATATTCCTTCTTTGACACAAGAAGGAGGGGACTTTTTATTTAAACAGAAATGA
- a CDS encoding C1 family peptidase: protein MTEIRKGQFRTLIFLLGAFLFNHALFGQGTGLVFDDEAIHAIPKTAQLATRDFTALPRKVDLSKYAPNVGNQGQTGTCTAWSSVYHARTISFAFRNGMTDKAAITRAAFSPSYVYNQIRYNNTCSSGTRVNEALEVLKTKGTPTLSEFAFDCDKIPNESDHANADDHKILDYKILCYQEDQNKVELVKKSLANNNPVIFGMYTVPSFSSGAYYSDVWNRTPEDKDYERGGHAMVIVGYDDDKYGGAFRILNSWGAGWGDSGYLWIKYDDAQYAILFAAEMIDYPGESFSLGGSITFNFDQEDDFPLDFDVTDQVYRTQKGYLSGTQFQFTVNNQEAAYMYVIGSDNSGEIFQIFPFEEGISPYLGYQNSNLIFPDEDHFVELDNQKGEDTFCVLYSSRPINLKGLLSNLSNSSGELRDRVYKILGERLLDPSSIDYDKSEANFSAESNKSDAIVPLFVKIKHI, encoded by the coding sequence TTGACAGAAATTAGAAAAGGACAATTTCGCACCTTGATTTTTTTACTGGGTGCGTTTTTGTTTAATCATGCCCTATTTGGGCAGGGTACTGGATTGGTCTTTGATGATGAGGCTATCCATGCCATTCCGAAAACAGCACAGCTTGCTACGAGGGACTTTACGGCATTGCCCAGAAAAGTTGACCTGAGTAAGTATGCTCCGAATGTAGGTAATCAGGGCCAAACAGGTACCTGTACGGCATGGTCTTCTGTTTATCATGCCCGAACGATCTCATTTGCGTTTCGAAATGGCATGACAGATAAGGCGGCCATTACAAGAGCGGCTTTTTCCCCATCCTACGTTTATAATCAAATACGGTACAACAACACCTGTAGTAGTGGTACAAGAGTAAACGAGGCACTGGAAGTGCTGAAAACAAAAGGAACACCTACTTTGTCGGAGTTTGCTTTCGATTGTGATAAGATTCCAAATGAGTCTGATCATGCAAATGCAGATGATCACAAAATTCTGGATTATAAGATTTTGTGCTACCAGGAAGATCAGAATAAGGTTGAGTTGGTTAAGAAAAGCCTTGCCAATAATAACCCGGTCATTTTTGGTATGTACACCGTACCCTCTTTTTCCAGCGGAGCCTATTACAGCGACGTATGGAATCGTACGCCGGAGGATAAAGATTATGAAAGGGGTGGACATGCGATGGTCATCGTCGGGTATGATGATGATAAATATGGTGGTGCATTTCGTATTCTGAACAGCTGGGGAGCTGGCTGGGGTGATAGTGGTTATTTATGGATCAAGTACGATGATGCTCAATATGCCATTCTTTTTGCGGCAGAAATGATTGACTATCCAGGGGAGAGTTTTTCATTGGGAGGCTCTATCACCTTCAATTTCGATCAGGAAGATGATTTTCCTTTAGATTTTGATGTGACTGATCAAGTCTACAGAACCCAAAAAGGTTACCTTTCTGGTACGCAATTCCAGTTTACAGTCAATAATCAGGAAGCTGCTTACATGTATGTGATTGGCTCGGACAATTCAGGCGAAATCTTTCAAATATTCCCTTTTGAGGAAGGAATTAGCCCCTATTTAGGGTATCAAAATAGCAATCTTATTTTCCCTGATGAAGATCATTTCGTAGAATTAGACAACCAAAAAGGAGAAGATACGTTTTGTGTTTTGTACTCTTCCAGACCAATTAATCTGAAAGGGTTACTTTCAAACCTGTCCAACTCCAGCGGAGAACTAAGAGATCGTGTTTATAAGATTCTCGGCGAAAGATTGCTGGACCCATCGTCCATAGATTACGATAAGTCCGAAGCTAATTTTTCAGCCGAATCAAACAAGTCGGACGCAATTGTCCCCCTGTTTGTGAAAATTAAACATATCTAA
- a CDS encoding caspase family protein: MKTYSATLILLLISLPLLSQRVSDQSPPFDLSSLNVDCQSLQDDRNPFPIGEVIYVGDGNNSVLEPLEPFTFKFEVINDGDGRATCLEVYVEDSKSANSRRPVINTGRHQKIAKIDPGAREVIELKITPGVELDDGDRTITIFVKENGKRYDMPPLEYVIQSRAYNPDLQYRGFVINSEPSRSTNNRIERNEEVNLGLIVQNASSSRAFSPNFRLLSDNENVLIYEGNYDNSKGRQLRGSLKTLGAYEVDTIQFNLRVTGAYREASRLPIRMQVTDSLYSVPGLASRLNTSIIDTDLDIDLDSKPKPPQVIAGEDQKRNIGGTFSDRWRRKKDELAIAEFPPAVPINENAAALIIGIEDYDPLTDAPYAAQDAKIMEEYMHRAFGVSKDRIMRVTDSEANNTFFINYLKNLNELRNTILGVDGSTDLYVYYSGHGIPGKNDDKVYLFPSDGNIRNLSQFGVELNEFYTGLSALNTNSVTVFMDACFSGASRGSSAYETQNITGEKGGVRFVNPKLQGDWQNDKDFMIFTSSSFGETSLGNDVTGTGLFTYYLAAGLKGYADVDKDGQINSAELINYLRNNVSGDAEKLYQDGKQTPTFIGKNFEKVLVDRN, encoded by the coding sequence ATGAAGACATATTCCGCCACTCTGATTCTTTTACTGATCAGCCTGCCACTCCTTTCTCAAAGGGTTTCTGATCAGAGTCCTCCATTTGATTTAAGTTCTTTAAATGTTGATTGTCAATCACTTCAAGATGATCGTAATCCTTTTCCAATAGGAGAAGTGATCTATGTGGGAGATGGAAACAACAGTGTTTTGGAACCCCTGGAGCCATTTACCTTCAAATTTGAAGTGATCAACGATGGAGATGGAAGGGCCACTTGCCTTGAAGTTTACGTTGAAGATTCGAAATCTGCTAACTCCAGACGTCCGGTGATCAATACGGGTCGTCATCAAAAAATCGCAAAAATTGATCCAGGAGCTCGTGAAGTGATCGAACTCAAAATTACGCCAGGAGTGGAGCTGGATGATGGAGACAGGACTATTACCATTTTCGTGAAAGAGAATGGAAAGCGATACGATATGCCTCCTTTGGAATACGTAATCCAGTCCAGAGCCTATAATCCTGATCTTCAATATCGAGGATTTGTGATCAATAGCGAGCCTTCAAGAAGTACCAATAACAGAATTGAAAGAAACGAAGAGGTAAACCTTGGGTTGATTGTACAGAATGCCAGTAGTAGCCGTGCTTTCTCGCCTAATTTCCGATTGCTTTCTGATAATGAAAATGTTCTGATCTATGAAGGGAATTATGACAATAGTAAAGGGCGTCAATTACGAGGTTCTTTGAAGACTTTAGGGGCCTATGAAGTAGATACGATCCAGTTCAACCTTCGGGTGACAGGTGCTTATCGTGAGGCGTCGAGACTGCCAATTAGAATGCAGGTTACAGATAGTTTGTATAGTGTACCTGGTCTTGCTTCGCGACTCAATACAAGTATTATCGATACCGATCTTGATATTGATCTGGATTCAAAGCCTAAGCCTCCACAGGTGATTGCGGGCGAAGATCAAAAAAGAAATATAGGTGGGACTTTCTCCGATCGATGGAGAAGAAAGAAAGACGAACTTGCGATTGCTGAATTTCCTCCTGCCGTGCCTATCAATGAAAATGCGGCGGCCCTTATCATCGGGATTGAAGATTATGATCCGCTGACTGATGCGCCTTATGCCGCACAAGATGCAAAGATCATGGAAGAATATATGCATCGTGCGTTTGGTGTGAGCAAAGACCGAATCATGAGAGTAACTGATAGTGAAGCGAACAATACGTTTTTCATCAACTACCTCAAGAATCTGAACGAATTACGCAACACCATTCTGGGAGTAGATGGATCTACCGATTTGTATGTTTACTACAGTGGTCATGGGATACCGGGTAAAAATGATGATAAGGTTTACTTGTTCCCCAGTGATGGAAACATCAGAAACCTGAGCCAGTTTGGGGTGGAATTGAATGAGTTTTACACGGGTCTATCTGCTTTGAATACAAACAGTGTTACCGTCTTTATGGATGCTTGCTTTAGTGGTGCTTCCAGGGGTTCAAGTGCTTATGAAACACAAAATATCACTGGAGAAAAAGGTGGTGTTCGCTTTGTGAATCCGAAGCTTCAGGGAGATTGGCAAAATGATAAAGACTTTATGATTTTCACTTCATCTTCTTTTGGGGAAACTTCTCTAGGGAATGATGTGACAGGAACGGGATTGTTTACCTACTATCTTGCTGCTGGCCTGAAAGGGTACGCGGATGTGGATAAGGATGGACAGATCAATTCTGCGGAACTTATCAACTATTTGAGAAATAATGTGTCTGGAGATGCTGAAAAACTATATCAAGATGGAAAACAGACACCTACATTCATCGGGAAAAACTTCGAAAAGGTACTTGTTGACAGAAATTAG
- a CDS encoding sensor histidine kinase, with protein MKVFNWRPLPHLLFWAASLYFIAYYFSISGALSSIDVIYSISFHGCLILLVYLNLGLLIPKLLQKGHYVIYLLGLMFIIALAIVAHYMVFEIMIPIVLVDYYIVSFVDTLSLVLVFSIYLALTSLLKFSKSWFRIQQLETENMRFQLNSLKEQLNPHFLFNGLNSIYALAIQKSEKTPEAILILSELLRFSLYEINKEKVELSQEIKNMEHYLALQKLRLKGPHLINFRVIGDPKDITVPPMIFLPILENAFKHGDLKKAIKISLLISETIQFHCENQIDHRDHPELRQGGIGLENIKKRLDLLYPDASLDLNNEENLFIVQVKFTIP; from the coding sequence GTGAAAGTATTTAATTGGAGACCGTTGCCGCACTTACTATTCTGGGCGGCATCCCTTTATTTCATCGCCTATTACTTCTCTATTTCAGGTGCATTAAGCTCCATTGATGTGATATATTCTATCAGTTTTCATGGTTGCCTGATCCTGCTGGTTTACCTGAACCTGGGACTACTTATTCCGAAGCTACTGCAAAAAGGACATTACGTAATCTATTTATTGGGATTGATGTTTATCATAGCATTGGCCATTGTCGCGCACTATATGGTGTTCGAGATCATGATCCCGATAGTTTTAGTCGACTATTATATAGTCTCGTTTGTAGACACACTTTCACTCGTCCTTGTATTTTCAATTTATTTAGCACTAACATCCTTATTGAAGTTTTCCAAATCCTGGTTTCGGATCCAGCAACTGGAAACAGAGAACATGAGGTTCCAATTGAACTCATTAAAAGAGCAGTTAAATCCTCATTTTCTCTTTAATGGGCTCAATAGCATCTACGCTCTGGCTATACAGAAAAGCGAAAAAACACCTGAAGCCATTTTGATACTATCAGAACTCTTGCGATTCTCATTGTACGAGATCAACAAAGAGAAGGTCGAGCTCAGCCAGGAAATCAAAAACATGGAACACTACCTGGCGTTGCAGAAACTGCGCCTGAAGGGTCCCCACCTAATTAATTTCCGCGTTATTGGTGACCCAAAAGACATCACAGTACCTCCAATGATTTTCCTCCCTATCTTAGAAAATGCTTTCAAACACGGTGATCTTAAAAAGGCCATTAAAATCTCTCTGTTAATAAGCGAAACCATTCAATTTCATTGTGAAAATCAAATTGACCATAGGGATCATCCTGAGCTGCGTCAAGGAGGGATTGGACTGGAAAATATTAAAAAGCGCCTGGACCTACTCTATCCTGACGCCTCACTTGATCTTAATAATGAAGAGAATCTGTTTATTGTACAAGTGAAATTTACGATTCCATGA
- a CDS encoding LytTR family DNA-binding domain-containing protein translates to MIKCLIIEDEPLAQDLLRQFVSDHPELELVGSYDNPMETISLIESSEVDLLLLDINLPKISGINFYNSLSRKPLVIFTTAYTEFAVEGFEIDAIDYLVKPFPFERFLKAITRAKEKLSQIPKADSQILVIKADKKIYRIPHDQLHFIESLRDFVKIHTNSGAIISSDTLRSLNESLPGNSFLRIHKSYIVNLDKIEFMEGNQVSIKGKKLPVGQAYRDEIAKNFRK, encoded by the coding sequence ATGATCAAATGTCTAATCATAGAAGACGAACCATTAGCTCAGGATCTGTTAAGACAATTTGTGTCGGACCATCCAGAATTGGAATTGGTAGGATCATATGACAATCCAATGGAAACGATATCACTTATAGAATCCTCAGAAGTAGATCTATTGTTACTAGACATAAATCTTCCGAAAATTTCTGGGATTAATTTTTATAATTCCTTATCTAGAAAACCACTGGTAATATTTACCACCGCCTATACAGAATTTGCAGTAGAAGGATTCGAAATAGACGCCATAGACTATTTGGTAAAACCTTTCCCTTTTGAGCGCTTCCTTAAAGCTATAACTCGTGCAAAAGAGAAGCTGAGTCAAATACCAAAAGCGGACAGTCAAATATTGGTCATAAAAGCTGATAAAAAAATCTACAGAATTCCTCATGATCAACTTCACTTCATAGAGTCGCTTAGAGATTTTGTTAAAATCCACACGAACAGCGGTGCAATTATCAGTAGCGACACACTACGTAGCTTGAATGAATCCTTACCTGGAAATAGTTTCCTTAGAATCCACAAATCCTATATTGTAAACCTGGATAAAATAGAATTCATGGAAGGCAATCAGGTCAGCATTAAAGGAAAAAAATTACCCGTTGGACAAGCTTACAGAGATGAAATAGCGAAGAACTTTCGTAAATGA